The Bacteroidota bacterium genome has a window encoding:
- a CDS encoding pyruvate dehydrogenase complex dihydrolipoamide acetyltransferase: protein MAEVIRMPKMSDTMTEGVIVEWLKKVGDTVKSGDILAEVETDKATMELENYVKGTLLHIGIQKGQAVPVDGIIAIVGEPGEDIAALLAGGAPAAKTEAPKEEAKAEAPAVVTNNTAAPVAQPVVTSNDDSRLKASPLARKMAEERGIDIQRIHGSGDNGRIVKRDVENYKESAASVPAAAAYTGVESFSEEPVSQMRKTIARRLAESKFTAPHFYLTMEINMDKAVEARTAMNSYSPVKLSYNDMVIKAAAIALRQHPQVNSSWMGEKIRHNSHIHVGVAVAVDDGLLVPVVRFADNKSLSQISAEVKELADKAKNKKLQPAEWEGNTFSISNLGMYGIEEFTAIINPPNACILAVGGMKETVIVENGQMRPGHVMKVTLSCDHRVVDGVVGSKFLQTFKNLLEEPVRLLV from the coding sequence ATGGCTGAAGTGATAAGAATGCCCAAAATGAGCGACACCATGACTGAAGGTGTGATTGTTGAATGGCTTAAAAAAGTGGGCGATACTGTTAAATCAGGTGATATATTGGCTGAGGTGGAAACCGATAAGGCCACTATGGAGTTGGAAAACTATGTGAAAGGCACTTTGCTGCACATAGGCATACAAAAGGGACAAGCTGTTCCTGTTGATGGTATTATTGCTATTGTAGGTGAACCCGGTGAAGATATTGCCGCATTATTGGCAGGTGGTGCGCCCGCAGCTAAAACTGAGGCTCCTAAAGAAGAGGCCAAAGCCGAAGCTCCGGCAGTGGTTACCAACAATACTGCTGCACCCGTTGCGCAACCAGTTGTTACAAGTAACGACGATAGCCGCTTAAAGGCATCACCTTTGGCACGCAAAATGGCCGAAGAGCGCGGTATTGATATACAGCGCATACACGGTAGCGGCGATAACGGCCGTATTGTGAAGCGTGATGTTGAGAATTACAAAGAAAGCGCTGCCAGCGTTCCTGCTGCAGCTGCATATACAGGGGTTGAAAGCTTTAGTGAAGAGCCGGTGAGCCAAATGCGCAAAACCATTGCGCGCCGTTTGGCAGAAAGCAAATTCACAGCTCCTCACTTTTACCTTACCATGGAAATTAACATGGATAAGGCAGTGGAAGCCCGTACCGCTATGAATAGCTACTCACCTGTGAAGTTATCGTACAACGATATGGTGATTAAAGCTGCTGCCATTGCGTTGCGCCAACACCCTCAAGTAAATTCATCGTGGATGGGCGAAAAAATCCGCCACAACAGCCACATACACGTAGGTGTAGCTGTTGCTGTTGACGATGGTTTATTGGTGCCTGTAGTTCGTTTTGCAGATAACAAAAGCCTTAGCCAAATCAGCGCAGAGGTAAAAGAGTTGGCCGATAAAGCTAAAAACAAAAAACTACAACCCGCTGAGTGGGAAGGGAACACCTTCTCTATAAGCAATTTGGGTATGTACGGTATAGAAGAGTTTACCGCCATTATTAATCCTCCCAATGCTTGTATATTGGCAGTGGGCGGTATGAAAGAGACTGTGATTGTAGAAAACGGTCAAATGCGTCCCGGTCATGTAATGAAAGTAACCTTAAGCTGCGACCACCGCGTGGTTGACGGTGTAGTAGGTTCTAAATTCTTGCAAACCTTTAAAAACTTGCTTGAAGAGCCCGTTAGGTTACTAGTGTAA
- the mraZ gene encoding division/cell wall cluster transcriptional repressor MraZ, with the protein MPQFIGEFECKMDGKGRVMLPASLRKQIPDEAGDKLVVNRGFDKCLTLYTKADWQKETDKLKGLNSFNKKDRLFIRLFNNGATEVQIDTASRILIPKKLQEYAEMENDLVLYAYENKIEIWSAKNYEEMFNMSADDFSELAEEVMNRKDKGGEGDE; encoded by the coding sequence ATGCCACAGTTTATCGGAGAATTTGAATGCAAAATGGATGGAAAGGGGAGAGTTATGCTCCCGGCCAGCCTGCGCAAGCAAATTCCGGATGAGGCAGGCGACAAATTGGTGGTGAACAGGGGCTTTGACAAGTGCCTTACTTTATATACTAAGGCAGATTGGCAAAAAGAAACCGATAAGCTAAAGGGACTAAACTCCTTTAATAAAAAAGACAGGTTGTTTATCCGCCTGTTTAATAACGGGGCTACCGAGGTGCAAATTGATACTGCATCAAGGATACTGATACCCAAAAAACTGCAAGAGTATGCAGAGATGGAGAACGATTTGGTGCTGTATGCATACGAGAACAAGATAGAAATATGGTCGGCTAAGAACTACGAAGAGATGTTTAACATGAGCGCCGACGATTTCTCAGAATTGGCAGAGGAAGTAATGAACCGTAAAGATAAGGGAGGGGAGGGTGATGAGTGA
- the rsmH gene encoding 16S rRNA (cytosine(1402)-N(4))-methyltransferase RsmH: protein MSEYHIPVMLEECIEALNIKPDGTYIDVTYGGGGHSKAILAKLGKKGRLVAFDQDADAINNKVDDERLILVNHNFRYLKNFLKYHNALPADGLLADLGISSFQIDEPEKGFAHRWDAPLDMRMDQNIAQTAADVVNTYKEQELTNVLRHYGELDNAYKLAKAIIAERTKQPILTTGQLKQAVQPYLPRNAENKYLSQLFQALRIEVNKELDVLKHLLKQCEGVLGKGGRLVIMSYHSLEDRLVKNYIKTGNIEGEEDKDLYGNTTKPFKGLSSKATTASEEEITRNPRARSAKLRVAERI from the coding sequence ATGAGTGAGTACCACATTCCGGTGATGTTGGAGGAGTGCATTGAGGCTCTTAACATAAAACCCGACGGCACATATATAGATGTGACGTACGGAGGCGGCGGACACAGCAAAGCTATACTGGCCAAGCTGGGAAAAAAGGGCCGACTGGTTGCTTTTGACCAAGATGCCGATGCTATTAATAATAAGGTGGACGATGAGCGGCTGATTTTGGTAAACCACAATTTCCGCTACTTGAAAAACTTTTTAAAATACCACAACGCTTTACCTGCCGATGGATTGCTGGCCGATTTAGGAATTTCATCGTTTCAGATTGATGAACCCGAAAAAGGTTTTGCCCACCGCTGGGATGCTCCGCTGGATATGCGCATGGATCAAAACATTGCACAAACAGCGGCCGATGTGGTAAACACTTATAAAGAACAAGAACTGACAAATGTGCTGCGCCACTACGGAGAATTGGACAACGCCTATAAACTGGCCAAAGCAATTATCGCCGAGCGGACAAAACAGCCGATACTCACAACGGGACAGTTGAAGCAAGCCGTGCAACCTTATTTGCCGCGCAATGCCGAAAACAAATACCTCTCGCAACTATTTCAAGCATTGCGCATTGAGGTAAACAAAGAACTGGACGTACTGAAACACCTGCTAAAGCAATGCGAAGGGGTGTTAGGTAAAGGGGGAAGGTTGGTAATCATGTCGTACCACTCGCTGGAAGACAGACTTGTAAAAAACTACATAAAAACAGGAAATATAGAGGGGGAAGAAGATAAAGACCTGTACGGCAATACTACCAAACCTTTTAAGGGATTGAGCAGCAAAGCCACTACAGCCAGTGAAGAAGAAATTACCCGCAATCCGCGTGCCCGAAGTGCCAAACTGCGTGTGGCGGAAAGAATCTGA
- a CDS encoding transpeptidase family protein, translating to MNVRRDILWRVYLAFLLTAIFGVWVIVYAVRIQFTEGPELRKLAEELSISYETIEATRGNIYSDDGSLLATSVPVYDVHMDMVAEGLTKEVFNANVDSLAWLLSTTFKDKSKDDYLRMLKQARKDKKRYFHLKRRVNFTQIKAMKTWPMFRLGKYKGGFIVTEKERRQKPFQILAERTIGYSIDGVAPVGLEGAYDEVLSGVSGKRLMQKVSGGQTIPVNYDNEIEPEDGKDIYTTIDINIQDVAEDALMEALINNDAESGCAILMEVKTGHIKAIANLTRKSPGVYKEEYNYAVGESAEPGSTFKLASLIALLETGVADLDDSVTVDFGHAKFFDREMKDSEPGANKRLSLRQSFEKSSNVGISKLVYQHFAKNPEKFVEQINKLGLGKSLGLQITGEGKPRIKNPNDKDWYGTTLPWMSIGYESTVTPLQMATLYNAVANGGTMVKPVFVREVRHVGKLVEKYETEVLNEAICSKSTLKKVKEAMEGVVLHGTATNLKNDNYTVAGKTGTAQMADAKNGYRKYYKSSFAGYFPADNPQYTCIVTVNGASKGVYYGSLVAGPVFKEIADKVYASKLDLHLDLEQKTVTTVAALPTPKVSQKKELQDVLNGIGISSQTQQEVDDQQWVTAQTNDNALKIGERKIVNGQVPDVTGMSLKDAVFLIENIGMKVRFSGNGKVRKQSLPGGSRIVKGGTVYLELS from the coding sequence ATGAACGTTAGGCGCGACATACTATGGCGGGTATACCTCGCCTTTTTGCTCACTGCGATATTCGGGGTGTGGGTGATAGTGTATGCCGTCCGCATTCAGTTCACCGAAGGTCCTGAACTGCGCAAACTTGCCGAAGAATTAAGCATTTCATACGAAACTATTGAGGCTACAAGAGGTAATATTTACTCTGACGACGGCAGCCTTTTGGCTACCTCAGTACCGGTGTATGACGTGCACATGGACATGGTAGCGGAGGGACTAACCAAAGAGGTGTTTAATGCTAATGTAGACTCGTTGGCTTGGTTGCTTTCAACAACCTTTAAAGACAAAAGTAAAGACGATTACCTGCGAATGCTGAAACAAGCCCGCAAGGACAAAAAAAGATATTTCCACCTGAAACGCAGGGTAAACTTTACCCAAATAAAAGCCATGAAAACATGGCCTATGTTCCGTTTGGGTAAATACAAAGGCGGCTTTATCGTAACCGAAAAAGAACGTCGCCAAAAGCCTTTCCAAATATTGGCCGAACGTACAATTGGATATAGTATTGACGGTGTTGCACCCGTTGGACTTGAAGGCGCGTACGACGAAGTATTATCAGGCGTGAGCGGCAAACGGCTGATGCAAAAAGTATCGGGCGGGCAAACCATACCCGTTAATTATGACAACGAGATTGAGCCTGAAGACGGTAAAGACATCTACACCACTATTGATATAAACATACAAGACGTGGCCGAAGATGCTCTGATGGAGGCATTGATAAATAACGATGCCGAAAGCGGTTGCGCCATTTTGATGGAGGTGAAAACAGGCCACATAAAAGCCATTGCCAACCTAACCCGCAAATCGCCCGGAGTTTATAAAGAAGAATACAACTATGCTGTGGGCGAAAGTGCCGAGCCGGGCTCAACCTTTAAGCTGGCTTCACTGATTGCGCTGTTAGAAACCGGCGTTGCCGATTTGGACGATAGTGTAACGGTAGATTTCGGTCATGCAAAATTCTTCGACCGTGAAATGAAAGACTCTGAGCCGGGTGCTAACAAAAGGCTCTCGCTACGTCAATCGTTCGAAAAATCTTCTAACGTAGGTATCTCAAAATTGGTGTACCAACACTTTGCCAAAAACCCCGAAAAGTTTGTAGAACAAATAAACAAGCTGGGCTTGGGCAAATCGTTGGGTTTGCAAATAACCGGCGAAGGAAAACCCCGCATAAAAAACCCCAACGACAAAGACTGGTACGGAACCACCCTGCCTTGGATGTCGATAGGCTATGAATCAACCGTTACCCCCTTGCAAATGGCAACCTTGTACAATGCCGTAGCCAATGGCGGAACGATGGTGAAGCCCGTGTTTGTGCGTGAAGTCCGCCACGTAGGCAAACTGGTTGAGAAATACGAAACCGAAGTACTTAACGAAGCCATCTGCTCAAAAAGCACCCTTAAAAAGGTAAAAGAGGCGATGGAAGGAGTGGTGCTGCACGGTACGGCCACTAACCTTAAAAACGATAATTACACCGTTGCAGGCAAAACAGGTACGGCACAAATGGCCGACGCTAAAAACGGTTACCGCAAATACTACAAATCGTCGTTTGCGGGCTACTTCCCTGCTGATAATCCCCAGTACACCTGTATTGTAACCGTAAACGGAGCCTCAAAAGGTGTGTACTACGGCAGCTTGGTTGCAGGCCCTGTATTTAAAGAAATAGCCGACAAGGTATATGCCAGCAAACTGGATTTGCACCTTGACCTTGAGCAAAAAACAGTAACCACGGTTGCTGCCCTGCCTACCCCTAAAGTATCGCAGAAAAAAGAACTGCAAGACGTGCTGAACGGTATCGGTATTTCATCACAAACCCAGCAAGAGGTGGACGACCAACAATGGGTAACTGCACAAACCAACGACAACGCCCTGAAAATTGGCGAACGCAAAATAGTGAACGGACAAGTACCTGATGTTACTGGTATGAGTTTGAAAGACGCTGTTTTTCTGATAGAAAACATAGGCATGAAAGTACGCTTTAGCGGCAACGGAAAAGTACGCAAGCAATCGTTGCCCGGCGGCTCACGGATAGTAAAAGGCGGCACAGTTTATTTAGAATTAAGTTGA
- a CDS encoding UDP-N-acetylmuramoyl-L-alanyl-D-glutamate--2,6-diaminopimelate ligase, translating to MISIKNILQGVKTKQVSGDETAVITSLCLDSRKVEAGSMFFAVRGSLADGHSYIPTALEKGAVAIVCEELPQNPMASVVWILVEETHAAIGPIACNFYQNPSHEFKLIGVTGTNGKTTVATLLYQLYTRLGYKCGLVSTVQNVIGTQVIPSTHTTPDAVSLTALLRQMADSSCSFVFMECSSHAIHQERIKGQKFAGAAFTNITHDHLDYHVTFDNYLKAKKKFFDELDSDAFALTNKDDRNGSVMLQNTKASKYTYSLRGMADFRARIVEQDFSGMLLDIDGQEAWYRLTGHFNGYNLLAVYAIAFLLGENKEEIITALSTIPSVRGRFEFMKSPNGVIGIVDYAHTPDALKNVLETINQIRTNNEQLITVVGCGGNRDAAKRPEMAAIAVEMSNRAIFTSDNPRNEDPEAILEEMMQGVPGQHYKKTLKITDRREAIKTAATLAQKGDIILIAGKGHETYQEIKGIKHPFDDRAVLEEMW from the coding sequence TTGATTAGTATAAAAAACATATTACAGGGTGTAAAAACCAAACAGGTTAGCGGTGATGAAACGGCTGTTATTACCTCGCTTTGCTTGGATTCAAGAAAAGTAGAGGCAGGCAGTATGTTTTTTGCCGTGCGGGGCAGTTTGGCCGATGGCCACAGCTACATACCTACTGCACTTGAAAAAGGGGCCGTGGCTATTGTGTGCGAAGAACTGCCCCAAAACCCTATGGCATCCGTAGTATGGATTTTGGTGGAAGAAACCCATGCGGCCATTGGCCCCATAGCTTGCAATTTTTACCAAAACCCTTCGCACGAGTTTAAACTGATTGGGGTAACAGGCACCAACGGTAAAACCACTGTGGCTACCTTGTTGTACCAATTATATACCCGCTTGGGATACAAATGCGGCTTGGTATCAACCGTGCAAAATGTTATCGGCACGCAGGTAATCCCATCCACACATACTACCCCTGATGCGGTGAGTCTTACTGCTTTGTTGCGCCAAATGGCTGATAGTAGTTGCTCGTTTGTGTTTATGGAGTGCAGCAGCCATGCCATCCACCAAGAACGTATTAAAGGACAAAAGTTTGCAGGAGCGGCATTTACCAATATCACGCACGACCACCTTGATTACCACGTAACGTTTGATAATTACCTAAAGGCAAAGAAGAAGTTTTTTGATGAACTGGATAGCGATGCCTTTGCCCTTACCAACAAAGACGACCGCAACGGCAGTGTAATGCTGCAAAACACCAAAGCCAGCAAATACACCTACAGTCTTCGCGGCATGGCCGATTTCCGTGCCCGCATTGTGGAGCAGGATTTTAGCGGAATGCTGCTTGACATTGACGGGCAAGAAGCCTGGTATCGACTCACAGGTCATTTCAACGGGTATAATTTATTAGCTGTGTACGCCATAGCCTTTTTACTGGGCGAAAACAAAGAGGAAATTATTACCGCACTAAGCACTATTCCCTCGGTTAGAGGTCGGTTTGAGTTTATGAAATCGCCCAACGGAGTGATAGGGATAGTGGATTATGCCCATACGCCCGATGCGCTTAAAAACGTGTTGGAAACCATTAACCAAATACGCACCAACAACGAGCAACTGATAACCGTTGTGGGCTGCGGCGGCAACCGTGATGCAGCAAAGCGGCCTGAAATGGCGGCGATTGCGGTAGAGATGAGCAACCGAGCCATTTTCACCTCAGACAACCCGCGCAATGAAGACCCTGAAGCCATTTTAGAAGAAATGATGCAGGGTGTACCGGGACAGCATTACAAAAAGACATTGAAGATAACCGACAGGCGGGAAGCGATTAAAACCGCGGCAACGCTTGCCCAAAAGGGAGATATAATACTGATAGCAGGCAAAGGCCACGAAACCTATCAGGAAATAAAGGGCATTAAACACCCTTTTGACGACAGGGCTGTGTTGGAGGAAATGTGGTGA
- a CDS encoding four helix bundle protein: MEQGNQIVNLTFEFAVLAMRVSQVLEEKKRFAHANQLFKSGTSIGANVREAQGAQSRADFLHKMKIAYKEAEETEYWLLLVKEYKDVSIETVVFERLTSIKKVLGRIITTTTEKLKQEKK, encoded by the coding sequence ATGGAGCAGGGTAACCAAATAGTGAATTTGACTTTTGAGTTTGCTGTTTTGGCGATGAGGGTTTCGCAAGTGTTGGAAGAAAAGAAACGGTTTGCACACGCAAACCAACTCTTCAAATCAGGGACATCGATAGGAGCGAACGTGAGAGAGGCGCAAGGCGCACAAAGCAGGGCTGATTTTCTTCACAAAATGAAAATTGCCTACAAGGAAGCCGAAGAGACAGAGTACTGGCTATTGTTGGTGAAAGAGTATAAAGACGTGAGTATTGAGACCGTTGTTTTTGAACGACTTACAAGTATTAAAAAAGTATTGGGAAGAATAATAACCACTACCACTGAAAAATTGAAACAGGAAAAAAAATAA
- a CDS encoding phospho-N-acetylmuramoyl-pentapeptide-transferase — MLYYLFDYLEKEFNLAGAGVFQYISFRASMAIILSLVISLLFGKSLIAMLHRRQVAETVRQLGLEGEAQKQGTPTMGGLIILAAILLPTLLFAKITNIYILLIIVVTVWLGLIGFLDDYIKVFKRDKKGLAGKFKVMGQVGVGIIVGAILYFHPEVVVKEVYTPAEAAKTGIEASQLKKEQMNEKVYYTRDVKSTETTVPFLKETEFDYADLLKWIGPNYRDWAWLIYIPIVILIITAVSNGANLTDGIDGLASGVSAIIGTTLGVLAYVSGNKIFADYLNIMYIPNLGELVIFAGAFVGACVGFLWYNSNPAQVFMGDTGSLSLGGIIAVFAIIIRKELLIPILCGIFLVENLSVVIQVAYFKYTKKKYGEGRRIFKMSPLHHHYQKLGYAEPKIVTRFWIVGIMLAIFTIITLKLR, encoded by the coding sequence ATGTTATACTACTTATTCGACTACTTAGAAAAAGAATTTAACCTCGCAGGGGCGGGTGTATTTCAATACATCTCGTTCAGGGCAAGTATGGCCATCATATTGTCGCTGGTTATTTCGCTGTTGTTTGGCAAAAGCCTCATCGCTATGCTGCACCGCAGGCAAGTAGCAGAAACCGTACGCCAGTTGGGGTTAGAAGGCGAAGCCCAAAAACAAGGTACTCCTACCATGGGCGGGCTGATTATTCTTGCCGCCATCCTGCTTCCCACCCTACTGTTTGCCAAAATCACCAACATCTACATTCTGCTGATAATCGTAGTTACGGTTTGGCTGGGATTGATTGGCTTTTTGGATGATTACATCAAAGTATTTAAACGCGATAAAAAAGGACTTGCGGGCAAGTTTAAAGTAATGGGGCAAGTAGGTGTGGGTATCATCGTAGGTGCCATCCTGTACTTTCACCCCGAAGTAGTGGTAAAAGAGGTGTACACCCCTGCCGAAGCTGCCAAAACAGGCATAGAGGCAAGCCAACTGAAAAAAGAGCAGATGAACGAAAAGGTGTATTACACCCGCGATGTAAAATCGACAGAAACCACTGTTCCCTTTCTAAAAGAAACTGAATTTGACTATGCCGATTTACTGAAATGGATAGGCCCTAACTATCGCGATTGGGCGTGGCTTATTTATATACCTATTGTGATATTGATTATCACAGCCGTATCCAACGGAGCCAACCTAACAGACGGTATCGACGGGCTGGCATCGGGCGTTTCGGCCATTATAGGTACCACATTGGGCGTATTGGCCTACGTTTCGGGCAATAAAATCTTTGCAGATTACCTCAACATCATGTACATCCCCAACTTGGGCGAGCTGGTAATATTTGCCGGCGCCTTTGTAGGGGCTTGTGTAGGCTTTTTGTGGTACAACTCAAACCCAGCACAGGTATTTATGGGCGACACGGGCAGCCTTTCACTGGGCGGTATTATCGCTGTGTTTGCCATCATCATCCGTAAAGAACTGCTGATACCCATCCTCTGCGGGATTTTCCTAGTAGAAAACCTAAGTGTGGTAATACAGGTAGCCTATTTCAAATACACCAAAAAGAAATACGGCGAAGGGCGGCGCATATTCAAAATGTCGCCACTGCACCATCATTACCAAAAGCTGGGATATGCAGAACCCAAAATAGTAACCCGTTTCTGGATTGTCGGCATTATGCTGGCCATCTTCACCATCATCACATTGAAACTGAGATAA
- the murD gene encoding UDP-N-acetylmuramoyl-L-alanine--D-glutamate ligase — MTKRIVILGAGESGTGSAVLAKAKGFDVFVSDKGTIADKYKAELDGIGVQWEEGQHTEAMILNADEVIKSPGIPDKVALIKALKEQGTPIISEIEFAARYTNAQLHCITGTNGKTTTTSLTYHILQKAGLNVGLGGNIGQSFARQVATGNFEHFVLELSSFQLDNTYTARANNGVICNITPDHLDRYDYELQNYINSKFRVTQNQTADDLFIYCADDELTVQNLAQQKGNANPMPFSIYKTLSYGAWLEGNLMIIKLTEDDSNPFTMLIEEFALKGKHNIYNTMASAIIAKALNIRKEVIRESLTDFKNVEHRLESVGKVRGMEFINDSKATNVNSAWYALESVERPIIWIAGGVDKGNDYTMLKPLVREKVKLIVCLGVDNRKIHEAFAKDVKMLVNTTSMPEAVHVAYKMGEQGDTVLLSPACASFDLFENYEDRGRQFKRAVKNL, encoded by the coding sequence GTGACAAAACGAATAGTCATATTAGGCGCAGGCGAGAGCGGAACAGGCTCGGCAGTTTTGGCAAAAGCCAAAGGCTTTGATGTGTTTGTATCAGACAAAGGCACCATAGCTGATAAATACAAAGCCGAACTGGACGGGATTGGTGTGCAATGGGAAGAAGGCCAGCATACCGAAGCCATGATACTAAATGCCGACGAGGTAATAAAAAGCCCCGGCATACCCGATAAGGTAGCATTGATAAAAGCCCTTAAAGAGCAAGGCACACCCATTATCTCAGAAATTGAGTTTGCTGCCCGCTATACCAATGCCCAACTGCACTGCATAACCGGAACCAACGGCAAAACTACTACCACCAGCCTCACCTACCACATCCTGCAAAAAGCAGGTTTAAATGTAGGCTTAGGCGGTAACATAGGCCAAAGCTTTGCAAGGCAAGTAGCCACCGGAAACTTTGAACACTTTGTATTGGAGTTGAGCAGCTTTCAGTTGGATAACACCTATACCGCAAGAGCCAACAATGGGGTGATATGCAACATTACCCCCGACCATTTGGACAGGTACGATTATGAGTTGCAAAACTATATCAACTCAAAATTCCGTGTTACCCAAAACCAAACAGCAGATGACTTATTCATTTACTGTGCCGATGATGAACTAACCGTGCAAAACCTTGCACAGCAAAAGGGCAATGCCAACCCCATGCCCTTTAGCATTTACAAAACCCTTAGCTACGGTGCATGGCTTGAAGGGAACCTGATGATAATAAAACTAACCGAAGACGACTCAAACCCATTTACTATGCTTATAGAAGAATTTGCCCTTAAAGGCAAGCACAACATTTACAACACAATGGCCTCGGCTATTATTGCCAAAGCCTTAAACATTCGCAAAGAGGTAATACGCGAAAGCCTTACCGATTTTAAGAATGTGGAACACCGCCTTGAGAGCGTTGGAAAAGTACGCGGTATGGAGTTTATAAACGACTCTAAGGCCACCAACGTAAACTCAGCATGGTATGCCCTTGAAAGCGTTGAACGCCCCATTATATGGATTGCGGGCGGCGTGGACAAAGGTAACGACTACACCATGTTGAAGCCTTTGGTACGCGAAAAGGTGAAACTGATTGTATGCCTTGGGGTTGATAACCGCAAAATACACGAAGCATTTGCTAAAGACGTGAAAATGCTGGTGAACACCACCTCGATGCCTGAAGCGGTGCACGTAGCCTACAAAATGGGCGAGCAAGGCGATACTGTATTGCTATCACCTGCTTGTGCAAGTTTTGATTTGTTTGAGAATTATGAAGACAGGGGCCGCCAGTTTAAACGCGCGGTGAAAAACCTGTAA
- a CDS encoding cell division protein FtsW: MNWILKKTKGDAVIWAVVILLSIFGLLAVYSSTGTLAYKKQGGNTEFYLFKHLSFLTFGLILMYLSHLVNFKYYSRISQILLILSFVLLPYTLFFGTDINDARRWITLPVIGFTFQTSDLAKLALIMYVARFLSKRQDEIKDFKKSFLPVTITIALICALIMPANLSTALVLFATCLLLMFIGRIAFKHILLVVGSGALAATVLVVMALTLPDDALSKIARLKTWKHRIEHFAARDNGPVDEREALQTDYQVVQAKIAIAGGGLIGKGPGNSTQRNFLPHPYSDFVFAIILEEYGLIGASFLILLYLVLLFRCIRIVIRSPRAFGALLAVGLSFSLVIQAFINMGVAVNIFPVTGLPLPLVSMGGTSLIFTSMAFGIILSVSRDVEEKENSEKQEEGGEVATA; encoded by the coding sequence ATGAACTGGATACTAAAAAAAACAAAAGGCGATGCGGTAATATGGGCAGTAGTAATACTGTTGTCCATATTCGGGCTATTGGCCGTGTACAGTTCTACGGGCACGCTGGCCTATAAAAAACAAGGCGGTAATACCGAGTTTTACCTTTTCAAACACTTATCCTTCTTAACCTTTGGCTTAATACTTATGTATTTAAGCCATTTGGTAAATTTTAAGTACTACTCGCGTATCTCACAAATACTGCTGATACTCTCTTTTGTACTATTACCCTATACCCTGTTCTTCGGAACAGATATAAACGATGCCCGCAGGTGGATTACCCTGCCTGTAATCGGGTTCACCTTTCAAACGTCAGATTTGGCGAAACTGGCTCTTATCATGTACGTGGCCCGTTTCCTTTCAAAACGTCAGGACGAAATAAAAGACTTTAAAAAATCGTTCCTGCCTGTTACCATCACCATCGCATTAATATGTGCCCTTATTATGCCCGCCAACCTTTCAACAGCATTGGTACTTTTCGCCACCTGCTTGTTGTTGATGTTTATCGGTCGTATTGCCTTCAAGCACATATTACTGGTTGTAGGCTCGGGTGCATTAGCCGCTACAGTATTAGTAGTAATGGCTCTTACCTTGCCCGATGATGCCCTTAGCAAAATCGCCCGTTTGAAAACGTGGAAACACCGTATTGAGCATTTTGCTGCCCGTGACAACGGCCCTGTTGATGAGCGCGAAGCCTTGCAAACCGATTATCAGGTAGTGCAGGCCAAAATAGCCATCGCAGGCGGCGGTTTAATAGGTAAAGGACCGGGTAACAGCACCCAGCGTAACTTCTTGCCTCACCCCTACTCCGATTTTGTGTTTGCCATCATATTAGAAGAATACGGTCTCATAGGCGCTTCGTTTCTTATACTGCTGTACCTGGTGCTCTTATTCAGGTGCATCAGGATAGTAATACGAAGTCCGCGAGCCTTTGGGGCACTATTGGCCGTAGGATTAAGTTTCAGTTTGGTAATACAAGCCTTTATCAACATGGGCGTAGCCGTAAATATATTCCCTGTAACGGGGCTACCCTTGCCATTAGTGAGCATGGGCGGTACCTCATTAATATTTACCAGCATGGCATTTGGCATTATCCTTAGTGTGAGCCGAGATGTAGAGGAAAAAGAAAATTCAGAGAAACAAGAGGAAGGAGGCGAAGTTGCAACCGCTTAA